The genomic window GTTGCCGGCGCGCACCAGCGCCTCGTCCAGCGTGTGACCATTGGCGATCACGATGAAGTGCGGGAGCATATTGCCCGTCTGGGCATCCACCACCGGGAAGTAGCGCTGATGCTTCTTCATCACGGCGATGAGCACCTCGGCCGGCAGTTCCAGGAACGCTGGATCAAAATCGCCGCGAATGGCGTGCGGACACTCGTTCAGATCCGTCACCTCATCCAGCAGGGCGGGGTCATCCGGCACGCGGCCGCCGACCTCCGCCGCAAGGCGAGATGCCTGCGCAAGGATCTCCTGGCGCCGCCGCTCCCGCTCCACCATGATGGATTTGGATTCCATCAGGGAGAAGTATGCGGAGGCGGATGGGACTTCCAGCGCCGGCGCGCCCAAGGCCCGCAGGCCGCGCGTGTGCCGGCCGGCCCGCACGCCGGCGTATTCGAACGGGATGATATCCGCACCCAAAAGTGCCACATACCAGCGGATGGGCCGGGAGAAGCTCACACCGCTCTGGTTCCAGCGCATGCTCATATCAAAACTCAAGCCGGCCACCAGCTTGGGCAGTGCCTCGGCCAGGATGACGCCGGCCGGCTGGCCGGCGCGCCGCACGCGCGCCACCACGTAGCTCTTCTTCCCTTCCTGGCGCACTTCCAGCGACTCGACCGGCACCCCCTGCCCCCGGGCAAAGCCTACGGCGGCCGGCGTCGGCCGGCCCTCGGCGTCAAAGGCCACCTGCGCCGGCGGCCCCTTGACCTCTTCCTCTTCATCGGGCTGGCGCGGGGCCACATCCTCCACATATACGACCAGGCGGCGCGGCGTACCGGTGATGCGGATGGCGCCGTGCGACAGGCGAGCATCCGAGAGCATGGCCGGCACGCTCTGCTCCAACTGCGCCAGCGCGGCGCGCAGGTCCGAGGCCGGCAGTTCCTCCACACCGATCTCCAGGAGCAAAGGCTGTGGCTCCGCGGGCGCCGGCGGCGTCAGCTCCGCCGGCGGTTCCGGATAGCGCACCCCCTCCAGCACCCACTGCCGCTGAAGGCGCGGAAAGCCCAACTCCTCCCGCTGGCGCACCCAGGCCTGGGCCACACTGCGGGCCAGCCGGCGCATGCGGTTAAAGAAATGGGCGCGCTCCGTCACGCCCACCGCGCCGCGGGCGTCCAGCACGTTGAAGGTATGGGAGCAAAGGAGCACGAAATCGTAGGCCGGCAGTACCAGGCCGGCGTCCAGCAGTTGGTTCACCTGCCGCTCGTAGACGGTGAACAGCTCCTTCATCTGGGCCACATCGGCGTGGTCCAGGTTATAGCGGCTGAACTCCACCTCCGCCTGGAAGAGCACGTCGCCGTAAGTGATGCCGGGCGCCCATTCGATATCGGTGAAGCTCCGCACCCCCTGTAAGGGCATGGCGATGCGCTCCAGGCCGTAGGTGATTTCCACGGAGACGGGGTCGGTGGTGAAGCCGCCGGCCTGCTGGAAATAGGTGTATTGGGTGATCTCCTGTCCGTCCAGCCACACTTCCCACCCCAGGCCCCAGGCGCCCAGCGCCGGCGATTCCCAGTTGTCCTCTACGAAGCGCACATCGTGTTTGGAACAGTCTATGCCCAGCGCTTCCAGGCTTTGCAGGTACAGTTCCTGCGGGTTGGGGGGCTCCGGCTTCAGGATGACCTGATACTGGTAGAAGCGCTGCATGCGGTTGGGGTTTTGGCCATAGCGGCTGTCCGCCGGCCGGATGGATGGCTCGACGTAGGCCACATTCCAGGGCTCCGGCCCCAGCACCTGCAGGAAGGTGGCCGGGTTCATGGTGCCGGCGCCCACGGGGATGTTATGCGGCTGCCAGACGAGACAACCTCTCTCCCCCCAGAAGCGCTCCAGGGCCATGATGATCTCTTGGAACGTGAGCGACCGTTTCATGTTGTGTCTGTCCCCTTCCTCTTGCGCAGATTTTCCACCTGGGAGGCCAGGTACCGCTGTGTGTCGGCGCGTCCGCTTTCGACGTCGAAACGCCCTTCCGCCTTCGTCATATTGGCCAGCAGGGCAGACTCCAGGTCGATATCATACTGGTACGCCAGCTTGAACAGAAAGGTCGCCGCATCCGCCAGCTCCTCCGCCAGCCGGGCGCGCCAATCGGCCAGGCCGGCCGGATCGCGGTATCCCTCGGCGTACAGCACCAGGCGCGCCACCTCCCCCATCTCCTCGAGGAAATGGATGAAGGTGTGCGCCGGCGACGCCAGATGAAAATCGCGCGCCACGTCATATTCTTTCAGCCACCGCTGATACTCCGCGATATGCATGCTCTTTCCCCGCTCATTCTGTGGGGGTTGTTTCCCCACGCGTCTCGCCGGCCGTCCCAGCCGGCGCCATCCCATGATTGACCCGCTCGCGCACCAGGCGCAGGAACTGCACCGACTTGGGCGCGCGCTCCAGCATATAAGTGAGGTATTGGAAGAGCACCTCTTCCAGCTCGGCGTGCACCGCCGGCCGCAGGCGCAGGAACTCCAGCTCGGCATAGG from Anaerolineae bacterium includes these protein-coding regions:
- a CDS encoding glycine--tRNA ligase subunit alpha: MKRSLTFQEIIMALERFWGERGCLVWQPHNIPVGAGTMNPATFLQVLGPEPWNVAYVEPSIRPADSRYGQNPNRMQRFYQYQVILKPEPPNPQELYLQSLEALGIDCSKHDVRFVEDNWESPALGAWGLGWEVWLDGQEITQYTYFQQAGGFTTDPVSVEITYGLERIAMPLQGVRSFTDIEWAPGITYGDVLFQAEVEFSRYNLDHADVAQMKELFTVYERQVNQLLDAGLVLPAYDFVLLCSHTFNVLDARGAVGVTERAHFFNRMRRLARSVAQAWVRQREELGFPRLQRQWVLEGVRYPEPPAELTPPAPAEPQPLLLEIGVEELPASDLRAALAQLEQSVPAMLSDARLSHGAIRITGTPRRLVVYVEDVAPRQPDEEEEVKGPPAQVAFDAEGRPTPAAVGFARGQGVPVESLEVRQEGKKSYVVARVRRAGQPAGVILAEALPKLVAGLSFDMSMRWNQSGVSFSRPIRWYVALLGADIIPFEYAGVRAGRHTRGLRALGAPALEVPSASAYFSLMESKSIMVERERRRQEILAQASRLAAEVGGRVPDDPALLDEVTDLNECPHAIRGDFDPAFLELPAEVLIAVMKKHQRYFPVVDAQTGNMLPHFIVIANGHTLDEALVRAGN